A genomic stretch from Candidatus Sysuiplasma jiujiangense includes:
- a CDS encoding 5-(carboxyamino)imidazole ribonucleotide synthase, whose product MNIGIIGSGQLGWMMIIEGRKLQNSYYILDSDPGPASRVADGFLPLKEYRKFVDSCDVVTFEFEHVDEHALLYAEKKHKLRPSIDAIMLKRERAAEKEFLSSVGVPLARYTIADSGEEAMRDANKFKRAVIKASRGGYDGKGQYYFDASKPYAGRMRLPAGERYVVEEHIDFDCEASIIASRDENGIKRFHTPSMNRNEGGILFYNDAPFEDFGMRGVASKILDALDYVGVMGIEFFITGSRCIVNEIAPRVHNSGHHTLHGSSISQFEQHLRTITGLPIPEPVLYKPSGIVNSVGTEITREVEMKLLKIPETHSYPYGKRELRKRRKMGHVNINAGSRRELAERRNDVISVLYGKEPLDFFLP is encoded by the coding sequence ATGAATATCGGGATCATCGGATCCGGACAGCTCGGATGGATGATGATAATAGAGGGGAGGAAGCTACAGAACAGTTATTACATTCTGGACAGTGACCCGGGACCCGCGTCACGTGTTGCAGACGGATTCCTCCCCTTGAAGGAATACAGGAAGTTCGTGGACAGCTGCGACGTTGTGACATTTGAATTCGAGCACGTCGATGAGCATGCTCTTCTCTACGCCGAGAAGAAACATAAGCTTCGTCCTTCCATTGATGCGATAATGCTGAAAAGGGAAAGGGCGGCAGAAAAGGAATTTCTCAGTTCCGTTGGTGTACCGCTTGCGCGGTATACAATAGCCGACTCGGGAGAGGAGGCCATGAGGGATGCGAACAAATTCAAAAGAGCAGTGATAAAGGCGTCCCGTGGAGGCTATGACGGCAAGGGACAGTACTATTTCGACGCTTCGAAACCATATGCCGGCAGAATGCGGCTTCCTGCCGGAGAACGCTATGTGGTTGAGGAACACATAGACTTTGATTGCGAAGCATCCATAATAGCATCGAGGGATGAGAACGGCATAAAGAGATTCCACACGCCTTCCATGAACCGCAACGAGGGAGGGATCCTTTTCTATAACGATGCTCCGTTTGAAGACTTCGGCATGCGGGGTGTAGCCTCAAAAATACTCGACGCTCTGGATTATGTTGGCGTAATGGGGATAGAATTCTTCATCACTGGCAGCAGATGCATTGTGAATGAAATCGCTCCGAGGGTACACAACAGCGGCCATCATACACTGCACGGTTCGTCGATATCACAATTCGAGCAGCATCTCAGAACCATCACGGGCCTGCCGATTCCTGAACCTGTGCTGTACAAGCCCAGCGGGATAGTCAATTCTGTTGGAACAGAGATAACAAGGGAGGTTGAAATGAAGCTTCTCAAAATCCCGGAAACGCATTCATACCCATATGGCAAAAGGGAACTGAGGAAGAGGCGTAAAATGGGGCACGTGAACATCAATGCCGGCAGCAGGAGGGAGCTAGCCGAGCGAAGGAATGATGTGATCAGCGTGCTTTACGGGAAAGAGCCTCTGGATTTTTTCCTGCCCTGA
- a CDS encoding threonylcarbamoyl-AMP synthase: protein MQETKIVRIHDNASADLLRQASDCLRKGGLVVFPTETVYGLGANALSEKAVSGIFRVKGRPADNPLIVHVSDYDQLSAVVDSVPDTAEKLMKKFWPGPLSLVMRKSRLIPCNVTGGLETVSVRMPSARVAQTLIAYAGVPVAAPSANLSGMPSITEASQAIMELSGLVDFIIDGGRSEIGLESTVLDVTRDIPRILRPGAVTVEQLMSFIGDVEVHPAVLQSAPVEGTAPSPGMKHRHYSPSNAVLLLVEPGEDVDERMDEMLKKTRSMGLKVCAMVSDECGITGGNVVRIGSRNDLATVGSNLFRTIREADSARFDVIVAEGFSERGIGLAVMNRLRRASVAFDDFLKIRAGKNPEALSRKAR from the coding sequence ATGCAGGAAACCAAAATAGTCAGGATCCATGACAACGCCAGTGCGGATTTGCTGAGGCAGGCGTCGGATTGCCTCCGCAAGGGAGGACTTGTGGTATTCCCGACAGAAACCGTCTACGGACTGGGAGCAAACGCACTTTCGGAGAAAGCGGTCTCTGGTATATTCAGGGTTAAGGGCAGACCTGCTGACAATCCTCTGATTGTCCATGTTTCCGACTACGACCAGCTCAGTGCAGTTGTGGATTCTGTCCCGGATACGGCGGAAAAATTGATGAAAAAATTCTGGCCTGGCCCGCTGTCGCTGGTTATGCGCAAGAGCAGGCTTATACCCTGCAATGTGACCGGCGGTCTGGAAACAGTCTCGGTCAGGATGCCGTCAGCGCGCGTTGCGCAGACACTCATTGCGTATGCGGGTGTGCCGGTAGCCGCTCCGAGCGCAAATCTTTCGGGCATGCCCAGTATCACTGAAGCATCACAGGCAATCATGGAATTGTCCGGACTCGTTGATTTCATAATTGACGGCGGTCGTAGCGAAATAGGGCTGGAATCAACCGTGCTCGATGTTACACGCGATATACCCAGGATTCTCAGGCCGGGCGCAGTAACAGTAGAACAGCTTATGTCGTTTATAGGAGATGTGGAGGTACACCCGGCCGTTTTGCAGTCAGCTCCGGTAGAAGGAACTGCGCCGTCTCCGGGTATGAAACACAGGCACTATTCGCCTTCAAATGCGGTGCTGCTTCTTGTTGAACCGGGCGAAGATGTCGATGAAAGGATGGATGAAATGCTGAAAAAGACCCGCAGCATGGGGCTGAAGGTATGCGCAATGGTTTCCGATGAATGCGGTATAACAGGCGGGAATGTCGTGAGGATAGGGAGCAGGAATGATCTGGCAACTGTCGGCAGCAACCTGTTCAGAACGATAAGAGAGGCGGATTCAGCCCGTTTCGACGTCATCGTTGCCGAGGGATTCAGCGAAAGAGGGATCGGTCTGGCTGTAATGAACAGGCTGAGGAGGGCTTCGGTTGCATTTGACGATTTCCTGAAGATCAGGGCAGGAAAAAATCCAGAGGCTCTTTCCCGTAAAGCACGCTGA